The nucleotide sequence GTCAGCTTTCGCGGAAGCGCCTCTAGAATATCTTCCAAACACAGCTTGAGACTCTGATAACTTCAAGTTAGCCCCTAAGGAATAAGAGAAATAGTCATAATCGTAATCTACCGTGGTAGGGTTTGCAACGTCAATAGCAGAAACAGACTGCTCGATAAACGAAATATCACCGTCATTGTTCACGTCATAAGTGGTTTGAACTGGTCCTGCAAAAGTTCCATCTACACGGCCTTTATCAAAACGAGCACTTGCATTGAAGTTGAGGTTTTCATTGGCCTCAATGGAAACGTCCACATAAGGAGCGCTCACATTATAATCAGTGTCATAGTTGCGCTGGCAACAGTTACCGAATAGGGTAGCGCCATAGCCAATAAGTCCGTTTTCACTACGAGCGTCGCCATTAGCTGCTGTTGCGTTGATCAATCTAGCGCGGTCTCCAGATGCTTCTAGCAAATAAGAGTTCCACAACCAGGACATGCTTACATTTTGATAAGATTTGAAGTATCCTAAAGTGATATCGATGTTGTCAAATGATTTGGACAACCTCGCATCATTCATAAAGTTGTTGAAGTTGTTGAGCTGTGTGTCAAACAAAACCGTTGGAGCAAGAATGGTGTTGCCAGGAACTGGGCTGCCGTCGTTTGCAAAAGTCAAGTTTGCATAGTCACGTGAGGTAGCAAAATCACCTGCAAGAAAATCGTTAGCCGTCAAGACGCTCGCTGGAAATGGTGAGTTGAATCCACCTTTATTGAAGGAAAATCTACCGCGATTATCAAATCTCCAACCGTCTACCAGATCAAAGGAAGCCTCAACACCTACTGAGGTTGAAATAGGATTCATACCGTTTGCAACGTCAGATCTTCTCAATTCTCCACTGTCACCTAGACCTACATTTTGACGTAAGAATGGTGTGTGTAATGTTTGACCATTAGCATCAAACCCTGCGATGTCATTAAAATCAGGATCGGCGTTTGTTCCAGAAACAGCAATTGGATTAGGTAAGTAAGCAATAGCCTTGTCGTTAAGGTATTTAGCATATAATCTTACGTATCCTTTTTCAAATTCTTTAGTGATATTGAACTTAAACTGACCACCATTGTTAGCCGTATAACCAGCATCTCGTATGCCTTCACCTACACGGTAGAAACCACCCATGTGAAAATAAAGCCCGTCGGCGATAGGAGCGCCGTATTCAAAATCAGTTCTAAAGCTATTGTAATCTGCTCCAAAGGTTGTCCCTAGAGATCCACCTTCTACACGACCTGTTTTGCTAATCAAGTTGATGATGGCACCAGGAGAATTTGAAGAAAGTGTTGATGCAGATCCACCACGTATGGCTTCAATTCTAGCGATATTGGAATCGTATCTGGTAAAAATATCTGCAGTTGCAAAAGACATATCCCCAAAAAGCAGCACCGGTAAACCATCTTCCTGAATCTGTACATACTTTGATCCACCAGAAGAAACCGGCACACCACGTACAGCAATGTTGGAATTCCCTTCACCACCAGAAGATTCTGCGCGTATCCCTGGAATGGTTCTGAAGATCTCTGCCGTTGTTCTAGGTGCAGATTGTTCAATCACCGTAGGCGTTAGGGTAGTAATCGATACAGATGATTCTAATTTTGACTTTGGGTTTGCCACACCAGTAACAACGATGGCGTCTAGGGAAGCAGCATCTTCAGCAAGTTCAAAGTTGAGGACACGGTCAACACCTATAACGCTTAAGGACTTTTCTACTTTGGTGTAACCTATGGAGCTCGCAACAACGATGTAGTCGCCGTCTTCTACATTAGTAATGGTGTAGTTCCCATCAAAATCTGTAATAGCTCCTTTTGTAGTGTTTTGTAGTACAACATTGACATTAAGTAATGGCGTACCGCTCGCGTCTGTGATTTTCCCAGTGATCTTGGACTGTGAGAAACCTACTAGACAAACAAAGAAAGCCAGTAGAAAGGCAATCTTATGAATTGAAGTATTTGTTTTCATGATGCATTATGGATTTGTGAATAATTCCTATTGTGGTTGCTAATCTATTGGCATTAGGCAGTTAAAAAAGCGAAATAGAAAACGAAAACGTTTTCGAAAGTACCGAAAACGTTTTCGATAAATTTTCTTAAATTCGATTAACGCGTTATTTATGAAACCTACCACACTCAAAGAAATAGCAGAAATCCTAGGCATTTCCGTCACCACGGTTTCTAAAGCATTGAAGGACTATCCCGATGTAAGCAAGAAGACCAAAGCCATGGTCAAGGAACTCGCGGTCACCATGAATTACAGGCCTAATTCCTTTGCCGTGAATTTGCGTACCAAGGAATCCAAAACCATAGGTCTGATCATCCCAGAGATTGTCCATCATTTTTTCTCAAGTGTCATTAAAGGAATTATTAGTCAGGCAGAAAAGAAGGGTTATCTGGTCATTATTTTACAAAGTGATGAGTCCTACGTTCTAGAGAAAAGGCAAATGGAGTTGCTGCTTAACAAAAATGTGGATGGACTTTTAATCTCTTTGGCAAATGCCACAGCAGACTTTGATCACTTGACCAATTTTATGGAACAAGGTAAACCTCTAGTGCTCTTTGATAAAGTGGCAAAGATTGTCAACTGCTCAAAAATCATCATCGACGATCGCAAGGCTGCAGAGACTGCCACACAGCATCTCATCGATACCGGTTGTAAACGCATTGCCCATTTTAGAGGGCCGTTGTTGCCTCAAAATTCTATTGATCGGTTTCTGGGATATCGCAAGGCACTGCGTGATAACAATATGGAGTACGACCCGTCCTTAGTCTATATATGCAACGATATGAGCTATGAAGAAGGTGGTAATTATGCAGAGCAGTTGGTCAAGGAACATCCAGATGTCGACGGTGTTTTTATCAATACAGATATGGTTGCCATAGGCGCCATCACCAGACTTAGAGATATGGGAATTAATGTACCGGGCCAAATATCCATTGTAGGATTTAGTAACTGGTTCATGTCATCAGCGATTTCTCCATCGTTGACTACCATTGATCAGCCGGGTTTTGAGATGGGTAAAGTAGCATTCAAACGTTTGTACAAAGAAATGCAGGCCGTCAAGTCAAAAAAGCAATTGCCGCCCACAATCAAAGTGCTGGATACCGCACTGGTAAAACGAGAATCGACTAGATCTGTTACTGTTTAGCAATACATTAGAGTTCGCTTTCCTTTCTGCCGACTGGCGAACGCTAAAGCGCACACTTTTCAAAACCTACGCAAATAAAAATGCAGCGATTACCGCTGCATTCTATAAATTAAAGACTCACTGATTAATTATCATCTGCATCAGTGCGCTCTTCCTGTATTTCTTCTTCGATCTCGTCGCCCAGTTCCTCGATTTCATCACCTACTTTTTCTAGGTTGTCCTCAGTATCTTCTGCAGCGGCCTCGATGGCATCTTCTGCTTTTTCAGCGGTGGATTCACGGCAAGAAGTGGTCGCCAGTAACAAACCTAGGACAGCGGTGCTTAGGAATATTTTTCTCATAATGATGTTGTTTAATGGATGACTAAATCTAGGTCATTATTCTTAAACGTGAAAGCGCGCTGCCAGCCATCAATTTCCGCTTTTTGATGGCAAGGTTACGATCGCGACTTTTGCCGTCCTGGAAAATGGATGGGTTAGTCTATTTTCTCACTCAAGTATTTCCAGTATCGTTTTGGGACGTGTTGCAGGTGCAGCTTCATGTTTTTGCGCGATTCTATGTTGACGCTCTTGAAATATTGATTCCATAGATCACGGTAGTTGTTTTCGCTTTCGCGAAAGCGAGATTCCTGACCAGCTAACTTATTAGTCACGCCTCTTTTTGCTATAGGATCATCAAATTTTATGGTGATCTCTTCTACTTTTTCCAAGTCATAGGAGATCCCAAAATCTCTCTTCAAATCGTAAATGATCCATTTTTGATCTGCATATCTATTTTTAAAATGGCTGCTTATGAGTGGCAACACATTAAAATCTGGCTCGCAATTAGCATAATACACGTCGCCGTCTATGAGGTGAAAGCGTATGAAGGCCTCCATGCGGTGCTTCTCGCGGCCTACCATTTTGGCAGCTTGCGAAATTTTCAAAACGGTCGAGTTCCCGTAATCTCCAAACGGTGCTTTGTTATTCTCAAAGGTGGTCCTGCAATACTCAAAAAGCGTATTCTCGATTCCTATAATTTCACTTAAAAAGGCGCGATAGAGATCGTAAAAATCGTTTTTGCTGGTGAGTTCCTGCAGTTTTTTTAAAACACGTTCTGCCTTGTCGTGTTCTGTAATTACGGTATGTGCCTCACCAAACAGCTGGTTCTGCACCTGCGATTCTGGCTGGATGATGGGGCTTTTTATCTTGTGGGCATAAATGGTAAAAACCGTGGTCAAAAAACCATTGAAAGAACCATCATAAGTCAAGACATTGTTCATGAAAATAGGCTTAATTGATTGGTGAAGTTCTTGCTGTACTTGCTATTGCCTGATAATAGGATTTGGTTCTTTATTTGTATGCCCGTAAGATCGCGCGTCTCAAATTCCCTTGAATTGCACGTGATGAAATACTTGCTACGGTTCATAGAGATCCCAATGGCTTTTAAGTGTTCCCAGTTGAGTTTTCTATAACGGCGTGCACTCAATATTTTGCCTACTGATTTTAAACCAACTCCAGGAATACGTGCCAGCATTCTCTTTTCTGCCTTGTTGATGTCTACAGGGAATTGATCCAGGTTGCGTAGTGCCCACGAAAGTTTGGGATCAATATCCATGTCCAGATTCTGGTACTGGTCGTTGAGTATTTCCCGCACGTCAAAACCATAAAAGCGCAATAGCCAGTCCGTTTGATAGAGTCGGTTCTCACGCATCATAGGGACTTCAGTTCCTAAGGCAGGCAATCTGGAGTCATCTGCCACTGGTACGTAACCAGAATAATAGACGCGCTTCATCTGGAACTTATTGTAAAAATAGTTGGCGCTGTACATCACATCACGATCGCTTTCACCAGTAGCGCCCACGATCATTTGGGTACTTTGCCCGGCAGGTGCATAAACTGGTGTGCTCTTGATGATCTTTTTTTCTGACTTATAAATCTGGATAGAGTTTTGAACCGCTTTCATGGGCTGTATAAAATCCTTGTGGTCCTTATCTGGCGCCAGTAATTTCAAGCCAGCTTTTGTAGGAATCTCAATATTTACTGATAGCCTATCTGCATATAGTCCAGCTTCCTGCATCAGTTCATCGCTCGCGCCAGGTATGGATTTGAGGTGAATGTACCCGTTGAAGTTTTCTTCCAGGCGCAGTTTTTTTGCCACTCGTATCAACCGTTCCATGGTGGCGTCTGGACTTTTGAAGATTCCAGAGCTCAAGAAAAGGCCTTCAATGTAATTGCGTCTGTAAAAATTGATGGTAAGATCTACCACTTCTTGAACGGTAAACGCAGCACGTTTGATATCGTTTGATTTGCGGGTCACGCAGTAGGCGCAGTCAAAGATGCAAACGTTAGTCAATAGAATTTTGAGCAGTGATACACAACGACCATCTTCAGTATAGCTATGGCAAATTCCCATACCGCTGGAATCGCCCAGTCCTTTGTTTTTGTTTTGTCGTTTGCTACCGCTACTGCTGCAACTCACGTCATACTTTGCAGCATCTGCCAGTATCTCCAGTTTTTCCTTTATTCTCTCGTAATTCATAATCGTTGCCCACGTATGTGAGTGTTTTTGCTTAGTTCAAATCTTCTTTATGTCACGCCGCTACATAGCGGTACTGGTTAGAGGTGATCTCAATGCTCCTTAAAAGAACATCAGTGACTCTATTATTCTCTAATCTTACCTGGTTTGCGACCAGCACCAGACTGATGAATGTTTGCATTCTCATGCGGCAGTTCCAGGCGACGGTACCCATTGCCGTTTCCCATGCGACGATCGCGCAGGCTTGCCTGTTTGTCCAGCCGCTGCATGGTTTGCGGATTATCCTCTGCATACCGTGGATCTTGTATGTAATCCATTTTTCTCATGTCCTCAACCTCTATGGAACAGAAGTCAAACTCTTCAACTACTTTGCCATATACTGCATAAATACCGCTGCCGCGAAAGCTGATTTTTGCCGCCACTGGTGGAAACATTACGGTATCGAAAAAATGACCATCTCGATCCAGAAAGGTCCCAAACTGCATGCGCTTGCCTTTGGCCGTATGTGTCGTTTTGATGTTTACCACATAGCCGTAGATCAAGATCTTATTGTTGAGATATCTCGATAAGTCCCTGCAAGTATGATTGTTGCGCTGCTCATCTACCAGTAAGTCAAAATGGGAACACAAGGGAAACCCTAGAAGTTCGATCTGCTCAAAGGCCAGTTCCTGTTGTGTCGTCGTCAATTTAGGAATATGTGCTTGTCTAAACTTGGGCACGAACAACTGTTTTTGCAATGCCTTTTTAGGCGTTTTATCCATCTTGAAATGTGCTTGCCACAAGAGTTCATATCGATCTATTCCCGTAAACCTAAAGGCATCAATGCGTATTAATAAACTCATCTGGTCTATGCTTATCGCGACTCTATTGATAAAATCATCCAGCGATGTAAACTCTCCATCGCGCCATCTGGATGCTACAATGGACAGCATTGCTTTTTTCTCCAGTTCATTGATGTAGCTGTAACCCAAGTATATCGAGGTGTCTTTGATCACATTTGCCACATCACTGTTATTGATGCAAGGTGCTTCAATAGTGGCGCCGCACATTCTCGCCTCGTGTACGTAGAGTTCTGGTTTATAGAAACCACCGCCATTGTTAAGTGTTGCGGTCATGTACTCCAGCGGGAAATATCGTTTTAAGTATAAACTCTGGTAGCTTTCCACGGCGTATGAGGCAGAGTGACCTTTCGCGAAAGCGTACCCAGCAAAACTCTTGATCTGGTTCCATATCTCTTGGGATTCTGCTGGATCGTGACCTTCTTTGCGACAGTTTTTATAAAACTTTTCTTCCACCTTTTGGAACTCTTCTCGCGAACGATATTTACCGCTCATACCGCGTCGCAGCACGTCTGCCTCGCCCAGGTCGAGCTTTGCATAATGGTGAGCCACCTTGATCACGTCTTCTTGATAGACCATGATGCCATAGGTTTCTGGCATGATGCTTTGCATGATGGGATGTGCCTCGGCACGTTTTTCTGGATAACGTGTGCGCAGGATAAACTCGCGCATCATACCACTTTGCGCCACGCCAGGCCTGATGACAGAGCTGGCTGCGACTAGTCCTATATAATCATTGGTGGCCAGTTTACTCAAAAGCATGCGCATCGCTGGTGACTCGATGTAAAAACAACCTATGCATTTTGCGCGTGAGATCATGGCGTTGATGCTCTCGTCCTTCATAAACTTTTTTACGTCACGACGCACATCTGCCAGTACAGCATCTGGCTGATTGTTCTTAATGATCTGGATGGCGTCCCTTATTTTTCCCAGACCGCGCTGTGCCAGGATATCAAACTTGTGGATGCCGGCATCCTCTGCAATGTGCATGTCAAACTGTACGGTAGGATAACCTTTGGGCGGCAGGTTGGTGGCGCTATAATAGTGAATGGGACGCTCTGTAATGAGAATACCGCCAGCGTGAATGCTGGTATAGTTGGGCATGTCCATCAAATATTTGGAATACTTGATCACCAGCTGGTGCATGTGGTCCAGTAGTGTAAAATTCCAGTTTCCAGAGGTGAGCATGTCAATATCTGCCCGCGGCAATCCAAATACTTTACCCAATTCTCGCAGCACCGCACGATACTGAAAAGTGACATAGGTTCCCTGCAACGCGACATTAGCTCGCTTCCCGAATTCCTCAAAGATGAATCGGGTCATGTCCTCACGGTCGTCCCAGGAAAAATCAAGGTCAAAATCTGGTGGGCTGGTACGGTAATCATTGATGAACCGCTCAAAATATAGATCCAGCTCAATGGGATCGACCTCGGTGATTTGTAATAGGTAGGCAAGGATACTGTTAGCGCCACTACCACGACCTACATAGAAATAACCTTGCTCACGAGCATATTGACAAATGCGCCAATTGATCAGGAAATAGGCAACAAATCCCTTTTTTACCACAGTGGTGATTTCCTTTTCTATGCGTGCGTCAATATCTGGTGTCGATGCGCCGTACCGCAATGGGATTCCTTCCTGAGCCAGTTGCTGGAGCAGTTTGAAATCTGCTTTAGAGTTTTCTTCTGGTGTACCGTTGCGGTGGTAGGTCTTCTGGTTAGCATTGAGTTGCGACTTGTCGTAATCAAAACTTATGCTGCACTGGTCCAGCAGTTTTT is from Nonlabens sp. YIK11 and encodes:
- a CDS encoding TonB-dependent receptor, producing MKTNTSIHKIAFLLAFFVCLVGFSQSKITGKITDASGTPLLNVNVVLQNTTKGAITDFDGNYTITNVEDGDYIVVASSIGYTKVEKSLSVIGVDRVLNFELAEDAASLDAIVVTGVANPKSKLESSVSITTLTPTVIEQSAPRTTAEIFRTIPGIRAESSGGEGNSNIAVRGVPVSSGGSKYVQIQEDGLPVLLFGDMSFATADIFTRYDSNIARIEAIRGGSASTLSSNSPGAIINLISKTGRVEGGSLGTTFGADYNSFRTDFEYGAPIADGLYFHMGGFYRVGEGIRDAGYTANNGGQFKFNITKEFEKGYVRLYAKYLNDKAIAYLPNPIAVSGTNADPDFNDIAGFDANGQTLHTPFLRQNVGLGDSGELRRSDVANGMNPISTSVGVEASFDLVDGWRFDNRGRFSFNKGGFNSPFPASVLTANDFLAGDFATSRDYANLTFANDGSPVPGNTILAPTVLFDTQLNNFNNFMNDARLSKSFDNIDITLGYFKSYQNVSMSWLWNSYLLEASGDRARLINATAANGDARSENGLIGYGATLFGNCCQRNYDTDYNVSAPYVDVSIEANENLNFNASARFDKGRVDGTFAGPVQTTYDVNNDGDISFIEQSVSAIDVANPTTVDYDYDYFSYSLGANLKLSESQAVFGRYSRGASAKADRILFAGLNYLDGDAINALDFINQAEVGYKQGFENGALYATAFYAKTTEEGGFEATSQQIIENDYKSIGIELEGTYRFDNLNLRGGVTYTNAEIDSGDNAGNTPRRQPDFIYNFLPSYSFGAESQNNVGLSFLGQSKAFAQDSNQLVLPAFLIVSGNVNFQIANNLTANLSANNIFDTLGITESEEGAITEGQTNFIRVRPVPGRSISLGLGYRF
- a CDS encoding LacI family DNA-binding transcriptional regulator encodes the protein MKPTTLKEIAEILGISVTTVSKALKDYPDVSKKTKAMVKELAVTMNYRPNSFAVNLRTKESKTIGLIIPEIVHHFFSSVIKGIISQAEKKGYLVIILQSDESYVLEKRQMELLLNKNVDGLLISLANATADFDHLTNFMEQGKPLVLFDKVAKIVNCSKIIIDDRKAAETATQHLIDTGCKRIAHFRGPLLPQNSIDRFLGYRKALRDNNMEYDPSLVYICNDMSYEEGGNYAEQLVKEHPDVDGVFINTDMVAIGAITRLRDMGINVPGQISIVGFSNWFMSSAISPSLTTIDQPGFEMGKVAFKRLYKEMQAVKSKKQLPPTIKVLDTALVKRESTRSVTV
- a CDS encoding TIGR03915 family putative DNA repair protein, producing MNNVLTYDGSFNGFLTTVFTIYAHKIKSPIIQPESQVQNQLFGEAHTVITEHDKAERVLKKLQELTSKNDFYDLYRAFLSEIIGIENTLFEYCRTTFENNKAPFGDYGNSTVLKISQAAKMVGREKHRMEAFIRFHLIDGDVYYANCEPDFNVLPLISSHFKNRYADQKWIIYDLKRDFGISYDLEKVEEITIKFDDPIAKRGVTNKLAGQESRFRESENNYRDLWNQYFKSVNIESRKNMKLHLQHVPKRYWKYLSEKID
- a CDS encoding putative DNA modification/repair radical SAM protein, whose amino-acid sequence is MNYERIKEKLEILADAAKYDVSCSSSGSKRQNKNKGLGDSSGMGICHSYTEDGRCVSLLKILLTNVCIFDCAYCVTRKSNDIKRAAFTVQEVVDLTINFYRRNYIEGLFLSSGIFKSPDATMERLIRVAKKLRLEENFNGYIHLKSIPGASDELMQEAGLYADRLSVNIEIPTKAGLKLLAPDKDHKDFIQPMKAVQNSIQIYKSEKKIIKSTPVYAPAGQSTQMIVGATGESDRDVMYSANYFYNKFQMKRVYYSGYVPVADDSRLPALGTEVPMMRENRLYQTDWLLRFYGFDVREILNDQYQNLDMDIDPKLSWALRNLDQFPVDINKAEKRMLARIPGVGLKSVGKILSARRYRKLNWEHLKAIGISMNRSKYFITCNSREFETRDLTGIQIKNQILLSGNSKYSKNFTNQLSLFS
- a CDS encoding DNA polymerase III subunit alpha; its protein translation is MYLNNHTYYSMRYGTFDEEALIDLAIKSGLETIVLTDINNTSACLNFVRLLENKPQKPVIGIDFRNDHQQLYVGLAKNNAGFQELNDFLSPHLHGKTALPEIAPAFENCFVIYPLEKVVALRKTRFRESEFIGVSITSLRKLPFTDYLKYKDKLVILQPVTFRNKKDFNAHRLLRCIDLNILLSQLPTQQQGTEADKMIPVDELEALFSEYPFIIENTKKLLDQCSISFDYDKSQLNANQKTYHRNGTPEENSKADFKLLQQLAQEGIPLRYGASTPDIDARIEKEITTVVKKGFVAYFLINWRICQYAREQGYFYVGRGSGANSILAYLLQITEVDPIELDLYFERFINDYRTSPPDFDLDFSWDDREDMTRFIFEEFGKRANVALQGTYVTFQYRAVLRELGKVFGLPRADIDMLTSGNWNFTLLDHMHQLVIKYSKYLMDMPNYTSIHAGGILITERPIHYYSATNLPPKGYPTVQFDMHIAEDAGIHKFDILAQRGLGKIRDAIQIIKNNQPDAVLADVRRDVKKFMKDESINAMISRAKCIGCFYIESPAMRMLLSKLATNDYIGLVAASSVIRPGVAQSGMMREFILRTRYPEKRAEAHPIMQSIMPETYGIMVYQEDVIKVAHHYAKLDLGEADVLRRGMSGKYRSREEFQKVEEKFYKNCRKEGHDPAESQEIWNQIKSFAGYAFAKGHSASYAVESYQSLYLKRYFPLEYMTATLNNGGGFYKPELYVHEARMCGATIEAPCINNSDVANVIKDTSIYLGYSYINELEKKAMLSIVASRWRDGEFTSLDDFINRVAISIDQMSLLIRIDAFRFTGIDRYELLWQAHFKMDKTPKKALQKQLFVPKFRQAHIPKLTTTQQELAFEQIELLGFPLCSHFDLLVDEQRNNHTCRDLSRYLNNKILIYGYVVNIKTTHTAKGKRMQFGTFLDRDGHFFDTVMFPPVAAKISFRGSGIYAVYGKVVEEFDFCSIEVEDMRKMDYIQDPRYAEDNPQTMQRLDKQASLRDRRMGNGNGYRRLELPHENANIHQSGAGRKPGKIRE